In a genomic window of Bordetella petrii:
- a CDS encoding LysR substrate-binding domain-containing protein, with protein sequence MDWTHRLRLRNLKMLLSLAQTRNISHSAAMLNTTQPGLSKWLKDLEEDIGLPLFERHARGLRPTPYGEALIAHAQRIDAQLDRASGDMAALREGGGGRVVIGASGASASDTVPLAVLRLFERMPQARVKLVEGTTDRLLAQLAQGDLDIVVGRYAPEHHDPAVQSEALYLEPVHLVARPRHPLFTKTQVQWPDVQAYRWILWPKGTPIRNALDTALEAVGLSAPADAVESNSVTVNLTLINNSDLIGVASHRAALRFSHMNAMRIVPLRLSGFGSVAMYWRRETFLPAAVEAAMACLRQAVADHAPAPR encoded by the coding sequence ATGGACTGGACCCATCGGCTGCGCCTGCGCAATCTGAAGATGCTGCTCAGCCTGGCGCAGACCCGCAACATCAGCCATTCGGCGGCTATGCTGAACACCACCCAACCGGGCCTGTCCAAGTGGCTGAAAGATCTCGAAGAAGACATCGGCCTGCCGCTGTTCGAGCGCCATGCGCGCGGGCTGCGGCCCACGCCCTACGGCGAAGCCCTGATCGCGCACGCCCAGCGCATCGACGCCCAGCTTGACCGCGCCAGCGGCGACATGGCCGCGCTGCGCGAGGGCGGGGGCGGCCGGGTGGTCATTGGCGCTTCCGGCGCATCGGCCTCCGATACCGTGCCGCTGGCGGTGCTGCGCCTGTTCGAGCGCATGCCGCAGGCGCGCGTCAAGCTCGTCGAAGGCACCACCGACCGCCTGCTGGCCCAGCTGGCGCAAGGCGACCTGGACATCGTCGTGGGCCGCTACGCGCCCGAACACCACGACCCCGCCGTGCAGTCCGAGGCCCTGTACCTCGAACCCGTACACCTGGTGGCGCGCCCGCGCCACCCGCTGTTTACCAAGACCCAGGTGCAGTGGCCCGACGTGCAGGCGTACCGCTGGATTCTGTGGCCCAAGGGCACGCCTATCCGCAACGCGCTGGACACCGCGCTCGAAGCCGTGGGCCTGTCGGCCCCGGCCGACGCGGTGGAGTCCAACTCGGTGACCGTGAACCTTACCCTGATCAACAACAGCGACCTGATCGGCGTGGCATCGCACCGCGCCGCCCTGCGCTTTTCGCACATGAACGCCATGCGCATTGTGCCGCTGCGCCTGTCGGGCTTTGGCTCCGTCGCCATGTACTGGCGCCGCGAAACCTTCCTGCCTGCCGCCGTGGAAGCCGCCATGGCCTGCCTGCGCCAGGCGGTAGCCGACCACGCCCCCGCCCCCCGTTGA
- a CDS encoding type VI secretion system Vgr family protein, with translation MDNVISLQRRTVVARTPLPGDMLAFRGMVGHEALSQLFEFDIDLASPSHSLDMKQLLGKPLTLDIQAAGGLRHLNGHITRCKLAGREGPTSRLYRYRATVRPWLWYLTQTSDSKIFQNKSVPDVIREVLAEYPFPVEFKLAGSYRNWEYCVQYQETDFAFISRLMEHEGIYYWFRHDADRHTLVLADDITQHETCPGYDTIPYYGPDRITVPRQEYISSWEIAEQITPGAFATSDYHFETPGADLQARRNNPGAYDHGDLEMYEWQGGYTNPADAERYTRIRLEELQCRQEQINGACNVRGMAPGYLYTLRNHPRQAENREYLILSAHYRIQEAGEASGLDAAAFDVGFTVLPSATPFRAPRITPVPHTHGPQTARVVGKAGEQIWTDSYGRIKVQFHWDRYGQKNENSSCWVRVSSPWAGGGFGGIQLPRVGDEVIIDFIGGHPDRPIVIGRVYNASNMPPWELPGNATQSGFLSRSRDGTPGNANALMFEDKPGSELVWLHAERDLTSEVEGNELHNTDGTRCTTIGSNDTTVIGALGGGNRDITVHGTDRLQVDSTRNVNVDGAETYTVKQQRTVHVTDGLMKEEFDQGLHTTVAANGEIRNITGLFDETLNDGEKRLVTGAFEETIDGDVTQTIKGGGTFTETIMANHIHDLTGTQDSTITGAVTHTVNGTFTQTVTEPLTVNADTSMTVNTPSWTVSGAKQAFWTGSFLRGTPARATVVLAAADLWGVRQQVYAGINSQWSTVKLDLAAFKNGDQGFEFGGAATQIKGIGVQIKSGVAGIISRVANIFP, from the coding sequence ATGGACAACGTTATTTCGCTTCAACGCCGCACCGTCGTCGCCCGCACGCCGCTGCCCGGCGACATGCTGGCGTTTCGAGGCATGGTGGGCCACGAGGCCCTGTCGCAATTGTTCGAATTCGACATCGACCTGGCATCGCCCTCGCACTCGCTCGACATGAAGCAACTGCTGGGCAAGCCCTTGACGCTGGACATTCAGGCCGCCGGCGGCCTGCGCCACCTCAACGGCCACATCACCCGCTGCAAGCTCGCCGGCCGCGAAGGCCCCACGTCGCGCCTGTACCGCTATCGCGCCACCGTGCGCCCCTGGCTGTGGTACCTGACACAGACCTCGGACAGCAAAATCTTCCAGAACAAAAGCGTGCCCGACGTCATCCGCGAGGTGCTGGCCGAATACCCCTTCCCCGTCGAATTCAAGCTGGCCGGCAGCTATCGCAACTGGGAATACTGCGTGCAGTACCAAGAGACCGACTTCGCCTTCATCAGCCGCCTGATGGAGCACGAAGGCATCTACTACTGGTTTCGCCACGACGCCGACCGGCACACCCTGGTGCTGGCCGACGACATCACCCAGCACGAGACCTGCCCGGGCTACGACACCATCCCGTACTACGGCCCCGACCGCATCACCGTGCCGCGGCAGGAATACATCTCGAGCTGGGAAATCGCCGAACAGATCACCCCGGGCGCGTTCGCCACGTCGGACTACCACTTCGAGACGCCCGGAGCCGACTTGCAGGCGCGCCGCAACAACCCGGGCGCCTACGACCACGGCGATCTCGAAATGTACGAATGGCAGGGCGGCTACACTAACCCCGCCGACGCCGAACGCTACACGCGCATCCGCCTCGAAGAACTCCAGTGCCGGCAAGAACAGATCAACGGCGCCTGCAACGTGCGCGGCATGGCGCCCGGCTACCTGTACACGCTGCGCAACCACCCGCGCCAGGCCGAAAACCGCGAGTATCTGATCCTGTCGGCGCACTACCGCATCCAGGAAGCCGGCGAGGCCAGCGGCCTGGACGCGGCGGCATTCGACGTGGGCTTTACCGTGCTGCCGTCCGCCACCCCGTTCCGCGCGCCGCGCATCACGCCCGTGCCGCACACGCACGGCCCCCAGACCGCGCGCGTCGTGGGCAAGGCCGGCGAGCAGATCTGGACCGACAGCTACGGCCGCATCAAGGTGCAGTTCCACTGGGACCGCTACGGCCAGAAAAACGAGAACAGCTCATGCTGGGTGCGGGTGTCCAGCCCCTGGGCGGGCGGGGGGTTCGGCGGCATCCAGCTGCCGCGCGTGGGCGACGAAGTCATCATCGATTTTATCGGCGGCCATCCCGACCGGCCCATCGTCATCGGCCGGGTCTACAACGCCAGCAACATGCCGCCCTGGGAGCTGCCGGGCAACGCCACCCAGAGCGGCTTCCTGAGCCGTTCGCGCGACGGCACGCCGGGCAACGCCAACGCGCTGATGTTCGAAGATAAACCAGGCAGCGAACTGGTGTGGCTGCATGCCGAGCGCGACCTGACATCGGAAGTCGAGGGCAACGAACTGCACAACACCGACGGCACCCGCTGCACCACCATCGGTTCCAACGACACCACCGTGATCGGCGCCCTGGGCGGCGGCAACCGCGACATCACCGTGCACGGCACCGACCGCTTGCAGGTCGACAGCACCCGCAACGTCAATGTGGACGGCGCCGAGACCTACACCGTCAAGCAGCAACGCACGGTCCATGTCACCGACGGCCTGATGAAAGAAGAATTCGACCAGGGTCTGCACACTACCGTGGCGGCCAACGGTGAAATCCGCAATATCACCGGGCTGTTCGACGAAACGCTCAACGACGGCGAAAAGCGCCTGGTGACCGGCGCTTTCGAGGAAACCATCGATGGCGACGTCACCCAGACCATCAAGGGCGGCGGCACGTTTACCGAGACCATCATGGCCAACCACATTCACGACCTGACAGGCACCCAGGATTCGACCATTACCGGCGCGGTCACCCATACGGTGAACGGAACGTTTACCCAGACCGTGACCGAGCCGCTGACCGTCAATGCCGACACCAGCATGACGGTCAACACGCCCAGCTGGACGGTCAGCGGCGCCAAGCAGGCATTCTGGACTGGCAGCTTCCTGCGCGGCACGCCGGCGCGCGCCACCGTGGTGCTGGCCGCGGCCGACCTGTGGGGAGTGCGCCAGCAGGTGTATGCCGGCAT
- the gtdA gene encoding gentisate 1,2-dioxygenase, which translates to MPDGHPSADARAAYYARIARKNMAPLWESLHNLVPRQPAPRCLPALWKYNDVRADVLESGTLISAEEAVRRVLILENPGLAGQASITQTLYAGLQLILPGEIAPSHRHTQSALRFIVEGKGAYTAVDGERTTMHPGDFIITPSWTWHDHGNLEAADGGEPVIWLDGLDIPLLRFLDAGFAENYPAATQPVSRPEGDSTARFGHNMAPVRYQPASGSSPIFNYPYERSREALDQLYRHGELDAWDGVKLRYVNPATGGYPMPTMATFMQFLPAGFQGKTYRSTDSTVYSVVEGRGTARIGDQQFEFGPRDIFVAPSWQPVQLGALEDATLFSYSDRPVQAALGLLRESREG; encoded by the coding sequence ATGCCCGACGGCCACCCTTCCGCCGACGCCCGCGCCGCCTATTACGCCCGCATCGCCCGCAAGAACATGGCGCCGCTGTGGGAATCGCTGCACAACCTGGTGCCGCGCCAGCCCGCGCCGCGCTGCCTGCCGGCGCTATGGAAATACAACGACGTGCGCGCCGACGTTCTGGAGTCGGGCACGCTGATCAGCGCCGAAGAGGCCGTGCGCCGCGTGCTGATCCTGGAAAACCCCGGGCTGGCGGGTCAGGCCAGCATCACCCAGACCTTGTATGCCGGGCTGCAGCTGATCCTGCCGGGCGAAATCGCGCCCAGCCACCGTCACACGCAATCGGCGCTGCGCTTCATTGTCGAGGGCAAGGGCGCCTACACCGCCGTGGATGGGGAGCGCACCACCATGCACCCGGGCGATTTCATCATCACGCCCTCCTGGACCTGGCACGACCACGGCAACCTGGAAGCCGCCGATGGCGGCGAGCCGGTGATCTGGCTCGACGGACTGGACATTCCGCTGCTGCGCTTCCTGGATGCCGGCTTTGCCGAGAACTACCCGGCCGCCACGCAGCCGGTCAGCCGCCCCGAGGGCGACAGCACCGCCCGCTTCGGCCACAACATGGCGCCGGTGCGCTACCAGCCGGCCAGCGGCTCGTCGCCGATCTTCAACTACCCCTATGAACGCAGCCGCGAAGCGCTGGACCAGTTGTACCGCCACGGCGAACTGGATGCCTGGGATGGCGTGAAGCTGCGCTACGTGAACCCGGCCACGGGCGGCTACCCCATGCCCACCATGGCCACCTTCATGCAATTCCTGCCCGCCGGCTTCCAGGGCAAGACTTACCGCAGCACCGATTCCACGGTGTACAGCGTGGTCGAGGGCCGCGGCACCGCACGCATTGGCGACCAGCAGTTCGAGTTCGGCCCGCGCGACATTTTCGTGGCTCCCTCGTGGCAGCCCGTGCAACTGGGCGCGCTGGAAGACGCCACCCTGTTCAGCTATTCCGACCGGCCGGTGCAGGCCGCGCTGGGCCTGCTGCGCGAATCGCGCGAAGGCTGA